The proteins below are encoded in one region of Colletotrichum lupini chromosome 5, complete sequence:
- a CDS encoding major facilitator superfamily transporter produces the protein MPNMNEEQPLLVEDPICEEDISKHLLDFDPNGDTENPREWPAPFKWTLVALLALTAFTVTFTCISVVPVAAHIIQDLDQNEGANSPASALLVTIWELGEAAGPLLIAPLSEIYGRYPVMNAANILVIIATILAAISTSTPLLIGARCLTGLAVASNVLNPAIIGDMFVPDNRGSAMSIVSLAPLIGGAVGPMISGAIAQTLGWRQVLWMSAGLATVCEILFLTCFRETYKMTILRRRAAKHADEHGAPLHPAGVDDHKSLIKLWESIKRPFYVLLRSNVLMGLSFFGCITFAYFYVMSISLPVILQDVYGFSPALTGLSFMSFSIGSFISVIVSNFSLDRIYVKLRGNDPVGRPEYRLPLVIIGAFTLPLSITAYGWIAELHLPVGLLLLSVAMLGFTLLMASLPLSAYVVDATGLYSASAMTGVIVTRCLAGTFLPLASGPMVQSFGYGWGFTMLGAFSICLAPIPVVIMRYGHVWRQKSEYTRDA, from the exons ATGCCAAACATGAACGAGGAGCAGCCTCTGCTGGTTGAGGACCCCATCTGCGAGGAAGACATCTCGAAGCACTTGCTCGACTTTGATCCCAACGGCGACACTGAGAACCCCAGGGAATGGCCCGCACCTTTCAAGTGGACTCTGGTCGCATTGCTGGCGCTCACCGCGTTCACCGT CACCTTCACCTGCATTTCAGTCGTCCCTGTAGCCGCCCACATCATCCAAGACCTAGACCAGAATGAAGGCGCAAACTCACCGGCGAGCGCCCTGCTCGTCACAATCTGGGAGCTCGGTGAAGCCGCCGGCCCTCTCCTCATCGCGCCCCTTTCCGAGATCTACGGACGCTACCCCGTCATGAACGCCGCCAACATCCTCGTCATCATCGCCACCATCCTCGCCGCTATCAGCACGAGCACCCCGCTCCTCATCGGCGCCCGCTGCCTCACCGGTCTCGCGGTCGCTTCGAATGTGCTGAACCCGGCCATCATCGGCGACATGTTCGTTCCGGACAACCGCGGCTCGGCGATGAGCATAGTATCTCTCGCCCCGCTCATCGGTGGTGCAGTCGGACCCATGATCAGCGGCGCCATTGCGCAGACCCTCGGCTGGAGACAGGTTCTCTGGATGAGTGCTGGTTTGGCGACCGTGTGTGAGATCTTGTTCCTCACTTGCTTCCGAGAGACGTATAAGATGACCATCTTGAGACGACGTGCCGCGAAGCATGCGGACGAGCACGGGGCACCGCTTCACCCTGCCGGAGTTGATGACCACAAGAGCCTTATCAAGCTATGGGAGTCGATCAAGCGGCCTTTCTATGTCTTGCTCAGGTCAAATGTTCTGATGGGACTGTCGTTCTTTGGTTGCATAACTTTCGCCTACTTTTACGTCATGTCCATCAGCTTGCCTGTCATTCTCCAGGATGTGTATGGTTTCTCGCCTGCCCTCACTGGTCTCTCATTCATGTCCTTCA GTATCGGTTCGTTCATCAGCGTCATCGTCAGTAACTTCAGCCTGGATAGGATCTACGTGAAGCTTCGCGGCAACGACCCCGTCGGACGTCCCGAGTACCGGCTCCCGCTCGTCATCATCGGCGCATTCACACTGCCCCTCTCCATCACTGCCTACGGCTGGATTGCGGAACTTCACCTTCCTGtcggccttcttctcctgtCGGTCGCGATGCTCGGCTTCACTCTTCTCATGGCCTCCCTTCCTCTCTCCGCCTACGTTGTCGACGCCACAGGCCTGTACTCTGCTTCCGCCATGACTGGTGTCATCGTGACGAGATGCTTAGCTGGAACTTTCTTACCCCTTGCGAGCGGACCTATGGTGCAGTCTTTCGGTTATGGTTGGGGTTTCACTATGCTGGGAGCTTTCAGCATCTGCCTGGCGCCCATCCCGGTGGTTATCATGAGATACGGTCACGTTTGGCGCCAAAAGTCCGAATACACGAGAGATGCCTGA